The DNA window GCGCGGCCTGCCCGACGCCGAGCCCGCCGGGGGCGGCGAATACGAGACGCGCTTCACGGCGGCCATGAGTGATGACTTCAATACGCCGGAGGCCGTCGCCGTGCTGTTCGACCTGGCGCGGGAGATCAACCGACTGCGCGAGGATCAGGGCCTGGAGGCCGCCGCCCCGCTGGGCGCCGAGCTGCGCCGTCTGGGCGGCCTGCTCGGCCTGCTGGAGGACGATCCGGAGGCCTATCTGCAGGGAGCGGGGGAGGCCGACGTCGATGAAGCGGCCGTGCAGGCGCAGATCGAGGCTCGCAACCGGGCCCGTGCCGAAAAGGACTGGGCGGAGGCGGACCGGATTCGCGACCAGCTGGCGGCGCAGGGGATTCTGCTGGAGGACGGCGCCGGTGGGACGACCTGGCGCCGGGGATAGTCAGGCGGCGCCTCAGTCTTCGTGGCGGGCGCAGGCCAGCAGGGTGTTCTTCATGAGCATGGCCACGGTCATGGGGCCGACGCCGCCCGGCACCGGGGTGATGTAGGCGGCGCGTTCGGCCGCCGCGGCGAATTCCACGTCGCCGCAGAGCTTGCCTTCCGCGGTGCGGTGCATCCCGATGTCGATCACCGTGGCGCCCTCCCTGATCCAGTCGCCTTTGACCAGACCGGGCTTGCCGGCGGCGGCCACGACGATGTCGGCCTGGCGGGTGTGGTAGGCGCTGTCGGCCGTGAAGCGGTGACAGGTGGTGACGGTGGCGCCGGCCATCAGCAGCTCCAGCGCCATGGGCCGTCCCACATGGTTGGAAGCGCCCACCACCACGGCGTGGCGTCCCTTGTAGGTTTCGCCGATGCTGTCCAGCAGGCGCATGACGCCGAACGGCGTACAGGAGCGCAGGGTGGGCATGCGCACGGCCAGACGGCCGATGTTGTAGGGATGAAAGCCGTCCACGTCCTTGTCCGGCCGGATGCGCTCGATGACCGTCTCGGTGTCGATGTGGGCGGGCAGGGGCAGCTGAACCAGGATGCCGTCGATGGTGGGATCGTCGTTCAGCTCGTCGATCAGCGCCAGCAGGGTCTGCTGGGACGTTTCCGCCAGCAGATCATGGGCCTTGGACAGGATGCCGATCTCCTCGCAGGCGGTGCGCTTGTTGCGCACGTAGACCTCCGAGGCGGGGTCGTCGCCGACCAGGATTACGGCCAGGCCGGGCGCACGGTGGCCGCGTGCCAGGCGTTCGTCCACCTCGGATTTGATTTCGCTGCGGATGCCTGCGGCAATGGACTTGCCGTCGATCAGGGTGGCGGGCATGAGGGGTCCGTCAGGTGGCTGGCTGTCGAGGCAGCGAA is part of the Gammaproteobacteria bacterium genome and encodes:
- the folD gene encoding bifunctional methylenetetrahydrofolate dehydrogenase/methenyltetrahydrofolate cyclohydrolase FolD, giving the protein MPATLIDGKSIAAGIRSEIKSEVDERLARGHRAPGLAVILVGDDPASEVYVRNKRTACEEIGILSKAHDLLAETSQQTLLALIDELNDDPTIDGILVQLPLPAHIDTETVIERIRPDKDVDGFHPYNIGRLAVRMPTLRSCTPFGVMRLLDSIGETYKGRHAVVVGASNHVGRPMALELLMAGATVTTCHRFTADSAYHTRQADIVVAAAGKPGLVKGDWIREGATVIDIGMHRTAEGKLCGDVEFAAAAERAAYITPVPGGVGPMTVAMLMKNTLLACARHED